From Candidatus Brocadiaceae bacterium, the proteins below share one genomic window:
- the dnaA gene encoding chromosomal replication initiator protein DnaA has product MPNNNTVQPYLTNDISAQKTTISEDEKAFILKGILSEIKKVVTAQQYDIWFSCLRITSITDNSITFITPNEFIREWLSDNYVDLISSIAYKVLNSSREIIFSLEEELGELPFCVDLNAETTLSPENVFSDDLYTVPPNEYYSFENFIIGPCNRLAHAAALAVSESPGHAYNPLFIHGASGLGKTHLLHAINNVLSLKRMSNILYIPCERFINHYISTIRSNRWDTFRKLYRSADALLLDDIHLIENSQGCREEFFHTFNALYNAKKQIVITSDSPPESISTLEDRLVSRFKWGLLCGIDTPTIETRIAIIEKRASMWGITLTHETAAYIGKKIKGNIREIEGAIIRLNKEAKITKNPITLDFVKKIVQELSGKNKQVFLENVLEKVSKRFNITISQLQSKRRTRNLTLPRQIAMHLSRKLTNMSLSEIGGYIGGRDHSTVIHADEKIAKMSKRDKNLAFILQKLEGELLK; this is encoded by the coding sequence ATGCCAAATAATAACACGGTACAACCCTATCTGACAAACGATATATCCGCACAGAAAACAACTATTTCAGAAGACGAAAAGGCTTTTATCTTAAAGGGTATATTATCTGAAATAAAAAAGGTTGTTACCGCGCAACAATATGATATCTGGTTTTCCTGCCTCAGGATTACCTCTATTACTGACAACAGCATCACCTTTATCACACCGAATGAATTTATCAGGGAGTGGCTCTCTGATAATTATGTCGATCTGATTTCAAGCATTGCTTACAAGGTATTAAATTCTTCACGGGAAATTATCTTTTCACTAGAAGAGGAGCTCGGAGAGTTGCCTTTTTGTGTTGATTTGAACGCGGAAACTACGCTTTCTCCGGAAAATGTTTTCTCCGACGATCTCTATACCGTGCCTCCGAACGAATATTATAGTTTCGAAAATTTTATCATCGGTCCATGCAACAGATTAGCACATGCCGCGGCTCTTGCCGTTTCAGAGTCTCCGGGACACGCATATAATCCGCTTTTTATTCATGGCGCTTCGGGGCTCGGGAAAACACACCTTCTCCATGCAATAAACAATGTATTATCTTTAAAGCGGATGTCAAACATATTATACATTCCCTGCGAACGGTTCATCAATCACTACATATCCACCATACGCTCAAACCGCTGGGACACATTCAGGAAATTATACAGAAGTGCGGACGCGCTTTTGCTGGACGACATACATCTTATAGAAAACTCCCAGGGGTGCAGGGAAGAGTTTTTTCATACATTTAATGCTCTTTATAACGCAAAAAAACAAATTGTCATTACCAGCGACTCTCCGCCAGAGTCTATCTCTACTTTGGAAGACAGGCTTGTTTCAAGGTTCAAATGGGGACTTTTGTGCGGCATCGATACCCCCACGATTGAAACACGTATTGCAATCATTGAAAAAAGGGCCTCTATGTGGGGTATTACCCTGACACATGAAACCGCCGCTTATATCGGGAAAAAAATAAAAGGGAATATCAGAGAGATCGAAGGCGCGATCATCCGTTTAAATAAAGAGGCAAAGATAACAAAAAACCCTATTACCCTGGATTTTGTAAAAAAAATTGTGCAGGAGCTTTCAGGAAAGAATAAACAGGTTTTTCTTGAAAATGTCCTGGAAAAGGTTTCAAAAAGATTTAATATCACCATATCACAACTGCAATCAAAAAGAAGGACCAGGAATCTTACGCTTCCAAGGCAAATAGCCATGCATCTTTCAAGAAAACTGACAAATATGTCTTTGTCGGAGATAGGGGGATATATCGGAGGAAGGGACCACTCAACGGTAATTCATGCGGATGAAAAAATCGCAAAAATGTCTAAAAGGGACAAAAATCTTGCTTTTATTTTACAAAAATTGGAAGGTGAGTTACTCAAATGA
- a CDS encoding carboxypeptidase-like regulatory domain-containing protein produces MKRPRIKREIGFGLTSVFLLVMALMVGMASGVMAASGSLDRNNYFPSFDDSNDFDRAFISVTDDTADTSSSQDTITVTITAGSNSVPFTLRETGGNTDVFTSHGGTITANSTAPIMVGVGTTTGYVEDFHSGSHNFPGLGSSVVGVNLKQLTANTGGDAVTGTDAELTVESGNTLSLLYAGATLDSASVGFNSGTFSFNPSSITAVSTVPSNPNLIITVTDPDENLNPKAKDVIGFVDNAVLLSGSPGTGTSRVQVEVIDQTTGSQLSVGGIAVVSKHLMLVETGNNTGIFSASGKVFGSTTINSNSLFGNVQVGSNTTAVYTGENITLGDVAAGPAVTFQVIEASASGRLALVEIGTSTTGAGEQALVYVTPTADVTSTWSSGTQSASMTNVAAIGTNSVRFGTEGSSGTGSSTGGLIKLIEGSEYCLVAVSQFIGTETTSAVGLGGEFEVGNGGSVTVSLSSFQVAGARSGDTVKVSYLDELRDGGTSGTVTGNVSYGVSGETGTLAINPDSADINDHIVVTVVDANLNTSSSSAESVASDSSLWKGTTTARRGNTLKVQAYNGPTTQITLSHIDDTTIGTQSIRVSNSGDSLVWRIPTTAGAFGVGTSTSFSLGTESVSAVPLIHGSSADATSFLSSATTSSFKATVSAQDNTVEISPDGSHWVSIPVVETGANSSTFVGTIGFDFTAHRVTTSTSVSVSSVFSDITGSSTTQILFNNTNALGTGAQGLDAFVGTGSVVRIFDGTVEEFSEVASVTDTSLIVKKLSDTLSFDPDLTWVQVIGNDMMTERRQTVDGNAIQCIGGYCGATYHFRYNDASGASGAYFGGDNLAINSTQATFNANTAELSTNLTGETGPDTFVVVTLVDQDLNTSTSDKQSTFEADSTDSGISSIVRFNENGLGNPAGSSTGNQSTGFKNGATSKILYASTLSAIPSSSVNQASGGNTIDFGLVETANDSGTFRGSFQLSSGTPTTNSSDTLKVTSGDMVYVHYNDSPDGNCVDSSNYLVTDPISVVTLLGNLSLSKDTAFLSGDTVVATVVDVDRNAISTAIDTLTTALKVTGSNYSIGDDLNMNLVESGVDTGTFLATIQTGTTTTGGGTGSNLGTVETVQNGVVNVVYTDTSPQSSSATVPLAFSASDATLDFDGDTVNLESFAFLTLYDAERNTAHTSRQSLLSDVFIQTSVSNSTKVRMTETGDDTGTFQGSIRVTSSGGTSEFNRIQASEGDTLTASYIDAVNTTGSSRSLSDTALVIEPTPTPSPTPTPSPTPTVSPTPTPSPTPTPEETGNIVGVVRDATTNEGINGATVVLDTNGATVEEVFTTTTSTITVGEQTIDGAFVFRDIPIGIHDIGARATLHEDAQQEVTVEEGDDLRTASRVVFLMEPLISPSPTPIVSPTPTPGPEGTIVGTVTDASTGNGINGAIVTIDETGDQTTTTTLRGIEGAYFFQNIASGDYTVSAQATGFQSNSESSTVVDGGITRTFIVLDPLPSENCLATEIGADVDDQLDMIVGERAVIRVQLTGGVGEETGEVCDDLSGVEVTGKSTSKNKLLFIDGSDEGTVTTDANGIATFAVDALKKGSVNVKFEAEGAKIKGNGDVKSAKLKETVKVKIAEE; encoded by the coding sequence ATGAAAAGACCCAGAATAAAAAGAGAGATTGGTTTTGGTTTAACCAGCGTTTTTTTGCTGGTGATGGCCCTTATGGTTGGCATGGCATCCGGTGTCATGGCCGCGTCAGGGTCGTTGGACAGGAATAATTATTTTCCTTCCTTCGATGACTCAAATGATTTTGATCGTGCCTTTATTTCTGTGACGGATGACACGGCTGACACGAGTTCGTCTCAAGATACTATTACGGTCACTATCACGGCAGGCAGTAACTCGGTTCCTTTCACCCTGCGGGAAACAGGTGGTAATACCGACGTCTTCACGTCGCATGGTGGAACAATAACGGCAAACAGCACTGCGCCGATCATGGTGGGTGTTGGAACTACGACCGGGTATGTAGAGGACTTCCACTCGGGCAGCCACAATTTCCCTGGATTGGGTTCAAGCGTTGTGGGTGTTAACCTTAAACAGTTAACGGCTAATACGGGCGGTGACGCAGTTACCGGAACGGATGCCGAGCTTACGGTTGAGTCCGGAAATACGCTCTCCTTGTTATATGCAGGCGCTACCCTGGACTCCGCATCTGTTGGTTTCAACAGCGGCACGTTTAGTTTTAATCCCAGTTCGATTACCGCTGTTTCCACTGTTCCGAGCAATCCCAACCTGATTATAACGGTTACGGATCCTGACGAGAACCTCAATCCAAAGGCAAAGGATGTTATTGGTTTTGTCGATAATGCCGTTTTGCTCTCTGGTTCCCCGGGCACCGGTACTTCGAGGGTGCAGGTAGAGGTCATTGACCAGACTACCGGTTCTCAGTTGTCAGTAGGTGGTATAGCGGTCGTTTCAAAGCATCTTATGCTTGTGGAAACCGGGAATAATACGGGTATATTTTCCGCAAGCGGCAAGGTGTTCGGTTCAACGACCATAAATTCCAACAGCCTTTTCGGCAATGTGCAGGTGGGCTCAAACACGACGGCCGTTTACACGGGTGAAAATATTACCCTGGGTGATGTGGCGGCAGGCCCCGCAGTTACGTTTCAAGTTATTGAAGCAAGCGCGTCCGGCAGGCTTGCCCTTGTAGAGATAGGTACGAGTACTACAGGAGCGGGCGAACAGGCCCTTGTTTATGTAACGCCGACAGCCGATGTCACTTCTACCTGGTCCAGCGGAACGCAATCTGCCTCAATGACTAACGTGGCCGCAATTGGCACAAATTCGGTCAGGTTTGGGACGGAAGGCAGCAGTGGCACAGGTAGTTCCACGGGTGGACTCATCAAGTTGATTGAAGGTTCTGAGTACTGCCTTGTGGCTGTTTCGCAATTTATTGGAACTGAAACAACAAGCGCCGTTGGTTTGGGCGGTGAATTTGAGGTAGGTAACGGTGGTTCTGTTACGGTAAGCCTGAGTTCGTTCCAGGTTGCCGGTGCTCGCAGCGGTGATACGGTTAAGGTTTCCTACCTGGACGAATTAAGGGATGGTGGAACTTCCGGTACGGTAACCGGTAACGTATCGTATGGTGTTTCCGGAGAAACGGGAACGCTGGCAATTAACCCTGATTCAGCAGATATCAATGATCATATCGTGGTTACCGTCGTTGATGCAAACCTGAACACCAGCAGTTCTTCTGCCGAAAGTGTTGCTTCCGATTCCAGTTTATGGAAGGGAACTACCACGGCGAGACGAGGAAATACGTTAAAGGTACAGGCATACAATGGTCCTACTACGCAGATCACGTTGTCTCATATCGATGATACGACGATCGGCACTCAATCCATCAGGGTGTCTAACTCTGGAGATAGTCTTGTATGGAGAATTCCAACCACAGCGGGTGCGTTCGGCGTTGGAACGAGCACTTCGTTTAGTTTGGGAACCGAATCGGTAAGCGCCGTTCCGCTGATACATGGTTCTTCCGCGGATGCGACCAGTTTCCTCTCGTCAGCGACGACTTCTTCGTTCAAGGCGACGGTGAGCGCGCAGGACAACACCGTAGAAATTTCACCCGACGGTTCACACTGGGTTTCCATTCCTGTCGTAGAAACAGGCGCGAATTCCAGCACATTCGTAGGGACGATCGGTTTCGATTTTACCGCGCATCGGGTGACTACCAGCACCAGTGTGTCTGTCAGTTCAGTATTTTCAGATATAACCGGTTCCAGTACAACACAGATTCTTTTTAACAATACTAATGCGCTTGGTACAGGCGCGCAGGGTCTGGATGCGTTTGTTGGGACAGGTTCTGTTGTAAGAATTTTTGATGGCACGGTAGAGGAGTTTTCTGAAGTAGCGAGCGTGACGGATACTTCGCTTATCGTAAAGAAACTTTCCGATACGCTATCCTTTGATCCTGACCTGACATGGGTACAGGTAATTGGTAACGACATGATGACGGAAAGGCGTCAAACTGTTGATGGCAACGCGATACAGTGCATAGGAGGCTATTGTGGAGCGACCTATCACTTCCGTTATAATGATGCCTCCGGCGCAAGCGGCGCGTACTTCGGTGGAGATAATCTCGCTATAAACTCAACTCAGGCGACATTCAACGCAAACACCGCTGAGCTGTCCACAAACTTAACGGGAGAGACGGGCCCGGATACATTTGTGGTCGTTACGCTTGTTGATCAGGACCTTAATACGTCTACAAGCGACAAGCAGTCCACATTTGAGGCTGACAGCACGGATTCAGGTATTTCGTCTATCGTAAGGTTTAATGAAAATGGCCTGGGCAATCCGGCAGGTTCTTCTACCGGCAATCAAAGCACAGGGTTTAAGAATGGCGCAACCTCCAAGATCCTGTACGCGAGCACGTTGAGCGCCATTCCTTCGTCTTCTGTTAATCAGGCGAGCGGCGGTAATACGATTGATTTCGGGCTTGTTGAGACGGCAAACGATTCCGGTACCTTTAGGGGATCATTCCAGTTGTCCAGCGGCACTCCAACGACGAACTCCAGCGATACGTTAAAGGTTACCAGTGGAGATATGGTATATGTGCATTATAACGATTCGCCGGATGGAAATTGTGTCGATAGCAGCAACTACCTGGTTACCGATCCGATAAGTGTTGTCACCCTGCTTGGCAATTTAAGCCTGAGCAAGGATACGGCATTTTTATCAGGCGATACGGTAGTTGCGACGGTTGTGGACGTTGACAGAAACGCTATTTCGACTGCCATCGATACGTTGACTACCGCATTAAAGGTCACGGGTTCTAATTACAGTATTGGCGATGATTTGAACATGAATCTCGTCGAAAGTGGCGTGGATACAGGCACATTCCTTGCCACCATACAGACGGGAACCACTACAACCGGTGGCGGCACAGGATCGAATCTGGGTACGGTGGAGACCGTTCAGAACGGTGTTGTCAATGTTGTGTATACAGACACCAGTCCGCAGTCTTCTTCGGCTACAGTGCCTTTGGCATTCAGCGCTTCCGATGCGACCCTGGACTTTGATGGTGATACCGTGAATTTAGAATCATTCGCGTTTTTAACGCTGTATGACGCTGAGCGCAATACGGCTCACACCTCGCGTCAAAGCCTTTTAAGTGACGTATTCATTCAGACCTCCGTGTCCAACAGCACAAAGGTGAGAATGACCGAAACAGGGGATGACACGGGTACGTTCCAGGGTTCTATACGCGTAACGTCAAGCGGAGGTACCTCTGAGTTCAACAGGATTCAGGCATCCGAAGGAGATACGTTGACGGCCAGTTATATTGATGCGGTTAATACAACGGGCTCATCAAGGTCTTTATCGGATACGGCTTTGGTTATTGAACCGACGCCAACGCCTTCGCCGACGCCAACGCCTTCGCCGACGCCGACAGTATCGCCAACGCCAACGCCTTCGCCGACGCCGACGCCGGAGGAAACAGGTAACATTGTTGGTGTGGTAAGGGATGCGACGACGAATGAGGGCATCAATGGCGCTACGGTAGTCTTAGATACCAATGGCGCCACGGTTGAGGAGGTTTTCACGACAACCACGAGCACGATAACGGTTGGCGAACAAACCATTGATGGTGCGTTTGTGTTCCGGGATATCCCGATAGGTATTCATGATATCGGCGCCCGTGCGACACTTCACGAAGATGCTCAGCAGGAGGTTACCGTGGAGGAAGGTGATGATCTAAGGACCGCTTCACGGGTGGTATTTTTGATGGAACCATTAATATCACCTTCGCCGACTCCGATAGTATCGCCGACGCCAACGCCGGGACCAGAAGGCACGATTGTGGGTACGGTTACCGATGCTTCAACAGGAAACGGTATCAATGGCGCGATAGTTACGATAGATGAGACCGGAGATCAGACGACCACCACCACGCTCCGTGGTATTGAGGGTGCGTACTTCTTCCAGAACATTGCCTCGGGAGACTATACGGTAAGTGCTCAAGCGACAGGCTTCCAGTCGAATTCTGAGAGTTCTACCGTAGTTGATGGCGGTATTACCAGGACATTCATTGTGCTTGA
- the dnaN gene encoding DNA polymerase III subunit beta encodes MNIHFAGADLYKGFNLVSNIVPSLAMKQILKGVKLEAVDNSVELTASDLEVLVKYKIPVKQCTGEGGIVLPAGRVNNILREWIDSEDVSLSIEEGCCTLKSKCGYFKILGEDFRQFPEISKDNLTDFVEIDGDVITKMIDHVAYAVSTIKTRNRFCGIFTKIYADDIVMVGADGNRLSLIKRKVKNTQNITMEGIVSIKCFKFLQRFISENKGGIVRVSMDDSRICFMGDRGEVISQLIEGQYPNYEEFIPTQNDKKVEADREEFSSIVKMASFVNNEEERVIKMSLKKGKLQLLSETADIGEAHLEITVSYDGPDFLGNFNPDYLLDALKASDSDTVLMELGDPGSAALLRTGHEQLCVMMPIEF; translated from the coding sequence ATGAATATACACTTTGCGGGAGCAGACCTATACAAAGGCTTTAATCTGGTATCAAATATTGTGCCGTCTCTGGCAATGAAGCAGATTTTAAAGGGTGTCAAGCTGGAGGCTGTGGACAATTCCGTAGAATTGACTGCCTCAGACCTGGAAGTGCTTGTCAAATATAAGATTCCTGTAAAACAATGCACGGGAGAAGGAGGTATCGTTTTACCCGCAGGCCGGGTAAATAACATCCTCCGGGAATGGATAGACAGCGAAGACGTTTCTTTGTCCATCGAGGAAGGATGCTGTACACTGAAATCCAAATGTGGATATTTCAAGATCCTCGGTGAGGATTTCCGGCAATTTCCAGAAATATCGAAAGACAACCTTACCGATTTTGTTGAAATAGACGGCGACGTTATCACAAAGATGATAGATCATGTAGCGTACGCTGTTTCAACGATAAAAACAAGAAACAGGTTTTGCGGTATATTTACGAAAATATACGCAGATGATATCGTCATGGTCGGCGCGGACGGGAACAGGTTGTCTCTCATAAAAAGAAAGGTGAAAAATACCCAGAATATTACTATGGAAGGAATTGTTTCCATAAAATGTTTCAAGTTCCTACAGCGTTTTATCTCTGAAAATAAGGGGGGAATAGTAAGAGTGAGCATGGATGATTCCCGTATTTGTTTCATGGGAGACAGAGGAGAGGTAATATCACAACTCATAGAAGGACAATACCCAAACTACGAGGAATTCATTCCCACACAAAATGATAAAAAGGTAGAGGCGGACAGGGAAGAGTTCTCTTCCATCGTAAAAATGGCTTCTTTTGTGAACAACGAGGAAGAACGAGTTATTAAAATGTCATTAAAAAAGGGTAAGCTGCAGCTTTTATCGGAAACAGCGGATATCGGAGAAGCTCATCTTGAAATCACCGTTTCATATGACGGGCCTGATTTTTTAGGCAACTTCAATCCGGATTACCTGTTAGATGCCTTAAAAGCATCCGACAGCGACACGGTTCTCATGGAACTCGGAGATCCTGGCAGCGCCGCGCTGTTAAGGACAGGCCATGAGCAATTATGTGTAATGATGCCCATCGAATTTTGA
- the gyrB gene encoding DNA topoisomerase (ATP-hydrolyzing) subunit B: MEKHSPVTELETYDATSIKALDGIEAVRKRPAMYIGDVTTRGLHHLVEEIVCNSVDEALAGFCKNINVKINIDGSITVVDDGRGIPVDIHKETNKSALEVVMTMLHAGGKFENKSYKTSGGLHGVGISVVSALSEWMEVEVRRDGYVYFQRYEKGIVASTLETRGVTKKRGTKVVFKPDPEIFEDTVFCLEIIAKRLRQYAFLNKGIKITLTDERIDKSEEFQYEGGIKAFIEELNDRKDVVHKDIIYFEREIRGITLEVAMQYNDSYSENVHSFANNVSTVEGGTHLSGFRAALTRTFNTYAKNKKILTEEKAPSGDDYREGLTAIISVKLPEPQFEGQTKTKLGNREIQGLVETLMGEQLGTFCEENPSTAKSIINKGIEALRAREAARKARDLTRRKGALSSSNLPGKLADCSSRDFETSELFLVEGVSAGGTAKQGRDRRCQAILPLKGVILNVEKARIDKMLSNEEIRTLISALGTGIGTDEFNIKNLRYAKTIIMTDADIDGAHIRTLLLTFFFRQMIELIENGRIYIAQPPLYKITKKKKLEYVYDDRELQKTLISFGIEGTTLISEQADNRGPLEGPDLEKLLQLLVQMEEAVKVLGKRGISLETFISLRDKQSGNLPFYKVTYREKTLFLCSEEELENFLKKTEQAEGQKLEILEEDDVKEERNGGKVEVTEYHESKEIEKTVRMIESYGFLISDYFPERNGQKPRFRLTSGEIDIQAHSLEDVLSKIKEIGRNGLEIQRYKGLGEMNAEELAETTMNFTTRTLLKVKVEDAAKADAIFSTLAGKDVQRRREYIEKHALEVKNLDI, translated from the coding sequence ATGGAAAAACACAGTCCTGTAACTGAGCTGGAAACATATGATGCAACATCCATAAAGGCTCTCGATGGCATAGAAGCTGTCAGAAAAAGGCCCGCAATGTACATTGGGGATGTTACGACAAGAGGGTTGCATCACCTGGTGGAGGAAATTGTCTGTAACAGCGTAGATGAGGCCCTTGCCGGTTTTTGTAAGAATATCAATGTCAAGATAAATATTGACGGAAGCATTACGGTGGTGGACGACGGAAGGGGCATACCTGTTGACATACACAAGGAAACGAACAAATCTGCCCTGGAAGTGGTAATGACCATGTTACATGCAGGTGGCAAGTTTGAGAATAAAAGCTATAAAACCTCAGGAGGCCTGCATGGAGTTGGAATATCAGTGGTAAGCGCCTTGAGTGAGTGGATGGAAGTAGAAGTTAGAAGGGACGGCTATGTATACTTTCAGAGATATGAAAAGGGAATCGTGGCCTCGACTCTTGAAACGCGGGGTGTCACCAAAAAAAGAGGCACCAAGGTTGTTTTTAAACCTGATCCTGAAATATTTGAAGACACGGTTTTTTGTCTCGAAATAATCGCAAAAAGATTAAGACAATACGCCTTTCTCAATAAAGGAATAAAAATAACTCTGACAGACGAAAGAATAGACAAGAGCGAAGAATTTCAATACGAAGGCGGAATAAAAGCCTTCATAGAAGAATTAAACGACAGAAAAGACGTTGTGCATAAAGATATAATTTATTTTGAAAGGGAGATTCGCGGCATAACACTGGAAGTAGCCATGCAGTATAACGACAGCTATAGCGAGAATGTTCATTCCTTTGCAAATAATGTTAGCACCGTAGAAGGAGGCACCCATTTAAGTGGTTTCAGAGCGGCTCTTACCAGGACTTTTAATACCTATGCAAAGAACAAAAAAATACTCACAGAGGAGAAAGCGCCTTCCGGGGATGATTATAGAGAGGGCCTTACGGCCATTATAAGTGTTAAACTGCCTGAACCACAATTTGAAGGACAGACAAAAACAAAATTAGGTAATCGAGAAATTCAGGGGCTTGTAGAAACCCTTATGGGCGAACAACTCGGAACGTTCTGCGAAGAAAACCCATCGACAGCAAAGTCAATAATTAATAAGGGAATAGAGGCGTTAAGGGCAAGGGAAGCAGCACGAAAAGCACGGGATCTGACCAGGAGAAAAGGTGCGCTGAGCAGTTCAAATCTTCCAGGAAAACTGGCGGATTGTTCTTCCCGGGATTTCGAAACATCGGAATTATTCCTTGTTGAGGGTGTCTCTGCAGGAGGCACTGCAAAGCAGGGAAGGGATCGTAGATGCCAGGCCATACTACCGTTAAAGGGAGTGATTTTAAATGTGGAAAAGGCCCGTATTGACAAAATGTTAAGTAATGAAGAAATCAGAACATTAATTTCTGCCCTGGGAACGGGCATAGGAACGGACGAATTTAACATAAAGAATCTGCGGTATGCAAAAACCATCATCATGACGGATGCAGATATTGATGGCGCTCATATAAGAACACTTTTACTCACGTTTTTTTTCCGGCAAATGATAGAATTAATAGAAAACGGGCGTATCTATATCGCACAGCCTCCTCTATACAAAATAACAAAAAAGAAAAAACTGGAATACGTTTACGATGACAGGGAATTACAGAAAACCCTTATATCTTTTGGTATTGAAGGAACCACGCTCATTTCAGAACAAGCAGATAACAGAGGACCTCTGGAAGGTCCCGATCTGGAAAAATTGTTACAACTTCTTGTCCAAATGGAAGAAGCGGTAAAGGTATTGGGAAAAAGGGGTATATCGCTCGAAACATTTATCAGTCTAAGAGACAAGCAAAGCGGAAACCTTCCTTTCTATAAGGTAACATATAGGGAAAAAACTCTCTTTCTTTGTTCAGAAGAAGAACTGGAAAATTTCCTGAAGAAAACGGAACAGGCAGAGGGACAAAAGCTGGAAATACTGGAAGAGGATGATGTTAAAGAAGAGAGGAACGGCGGGAAGGTAGAAGTTACAGAATACCATGAAAGCAAAGAAATAGAAAAAACCGTAAGAATGATCGAGAGCTATGGATTCTTAATAAGTGATTACTTCCCTGAAAGAAATGGACAAAAACCACGATTTCGTTTAACTTCAGGAGAAATCGATATACAGGCGCATTCTCTAGAGGATGTTCTTTCAAAAATAAAAGAAATTGGAAGAAATGGCCTTGAAATACAACGTTACAAGGGACTTGGAGAGATGAATGCAGAAGAACTTGCAGAAACCACAATGAATTTTACTACGAGAACGTTATTAAAAGTTAAGGTGGAAGATGCTGCAAAAGCGGATGCAATTTTCAGCACTCTAGCAGGAAAAGATGTTCAACGAAGAAGGGAATACATAGAAAAACACGCATTAGAAGTAAAAAATTTAGATATATAG
- a CDS encoding DUF721 domain-containing protein produces MKEELPERYFYQKNTSIRIGHILKDLYPGKNATKHAYQKLKNAWRTIVGDEIFQCTEITGIKNRVLYVTVESTTMIHYLTNFEKSAIIVRFNEIVDTVRIDDIRFTVGNAR; encoded by the coding sequence ATGAAAGAAGAATTACCAGAGAGATATTTTTATCAAAAAAATACCAGTATAAGAATTGGTCACATTCTGAAAGATTTGTATCCGGGAAAAAACGCCACAAAGCATGCCTATCAAAAACTGAAAAATGCCTGGAGAACCATTGTAGGTGATGAAATTTTTCAGTGTACGGAAATTACCGGTATTAAAAACCGGGTATTGTATGTAACAGTCGAATCAACCACTATGATTCATTATTTGACTAATTTTGAAAAAAGCGCTATAATTGTGCGTTTTAATGAGATAGTGGATACGGTACGCATAGATGATATCCGTTTTACAGTAGGAAACGCACGATAA